A part of Planococcus sp. MB-3u-03 genomic DNA contains:
- the queE gene encoding 7-carboxy-7-deazaguanine synthase QueE, whose product MKIPVMEVFGPTIQGEGMVMGQKTMFVRTAGCDYSCSWCDSKFTWDGTGKSVMLTAEEIAEQLEELGKDAFSHVTISGGNPALHKGIAELVALCQENGWRTAVETQGSIWQDWLSEIDEVTVSPKPPSSGMILDYSKLDAMLGKLSSAQASLKVVVFDETDFFFAEQLHLRYPLFPFFLQVGNDDTQTTEDDKLVQHLLRRYQWLIDRHLVSAPLNDAKVLPQLHTLLWGNKRGV is encoded by the coding sequence ATGAAAATCCCTGTAATGGAAGTATTCGGCCCGACAATACAAGGCGAAGGCATGGTCATGGGCCAGAAGACGATGTTTGTCCGGACCGCCGGCTGCGATTATTCTTGTTCATGGTGCGATTCCAAGTTCACTTGGGACGGTACCGGAAAAAGCGTCATGTTGACCGCAGAGGAAATTGCCGAGCAGCTTGAGGAGCTCGGAAAAGACGCCTTTTCACATGTCACCATTTCAGGAGGCAACCCGGCACTTCATAAAGGCATCGCGGAACTGGTCGCATTGTGCCAAGAGAACGGCTGGCGCACAGCTGTCGAAACGCAAGGCAGCATCTGGCAGGACTGGCTCTCGGAAATCGATGAAGTCACCGTCTCTCCGAAGCCCCCGAGTTCGGGCATGATTTTGGACTACTCCAAGCTGGATGCGATGCTCGGCAAGCTATCCTCGGCTCAAGCCAGCCTGAAAGTTGTCGTTTTCGACGAAACCGATTTCTTTTTCGCGGAACAGCTGCACCTGCGTTATCCGTTATTCCCGTTCTTTTTGCAAGTCGGAAATGACGACACGCAGACGACCGAAGACGACAAGCTGGTCCAGCATCTGCTCCGGCGCTATCAATGGCTGATCGACAGGCATTTGGTTTCCGCCCCTCTCAATGACGCTAAAGTGCTGCCACAGCTCCATACACTGTTATGGGGCAATAAGCGCGGCGTGTAA